The DNA sequence TATGCTGCTTAAGTTTTCCAAATCTAGatcattttcattgaaaaatcCGACAAAACAAGAGGCTGCTTTGAGCACTAGCTGTAATCTTCACCGCAGGGACAGGGAAATATGTTAcaatgcagccagtttggttccgatCCATCCgcctgtttgtgtggagggagcgcaaACTGGCTGCCGAGAGACTACTATATATGACCCGTCTGTGTGAAAATCGTAATTTTACTAGTGCCGTAGACTTCATAGGGCtgtatttcttttcaaaatatctcatTTGCAAGGATTTTCTAAACAAATGGAATCAGATGATGACATTTACAATGACAATGTAGGAAAGGATTGGACCTGGAATTAGTAAGTGAATTTGTGCTACATGATTTACGACAGGTTATTGTacaaccaggtggtggtcgcattgcattctctaaattcagtaaattctcatcgtcaaccgtgtaattgaatgggattatttagaaattttaaaacgcttgaaatatcacaaacaaataggcctatatgttaataaataatataaatacatgctaaaaccgttggggttcgataatgaaccccacaaaactaaccgagtatatgaaaatgccatacggccgggcggtttgacaagttgccggctctatcatgctatTCGCCGCCTGTGTACAACTTTGAGGAGAGTAGTATTCCATTAAACACAGTCTGTCAGCAGCTGTGCTAATGAAACAAAGTTTGACGTGCACGCGTGGGCaatagtacagggatctataccatgatttttattttggggtggaTCATCGTATAGGCAAATGACGTAGAAAATACATGTCACCCAATTCAGCATGCAATTGAATAGCAGACCGGCACTGCACAGTACCGGCTTTGGCTGGTTACCAGTTGTACTCGTCTATGTAATCGGCAATCGGAGCATACAAAACATGGCGCATATATTATGAcatcgggaattgacacaaattttacggtaaaatcAGTCATATACCTAGAAAGGTTAAAAtttctcaaattgagaaaatattctaggtatgacttgttgtactagtGGGCAACTATGATCACCATGTAGTCCGACCGTGAGCTCCTTATGTGTTGCCGCAATTTAGCCTGCATTCGCTGCTTTTCGCTGCTCATTAAAATATCACTCcaaaatcatctttttaaatatttctttggacaaatgcgtagaataagttgagcaatcacagatTACGTCAttgacacaggtttctaaagtgagtattttactagatataTTAATGCAAActtgcaaaaataaaaccctggaggcaTAAACCCCTGGAGTTGTTACGGGAGTATACAACTTGTAGTTACTACAACCAATGACActtcagttgtagtaactacaaatttcgaacgtttgaggacttgttctcaagttgtagtaGGTCTCATAGGGTGTCTtgagtgttaattgttttcattataaatgtcgcaaaatattaatattgacaattatTAACAACcagtttgacctctccatatacaTTGCTCACGTTTCACCTGTTTTCAtaccatattttgtggtgaaaaatgattacaaatgtgaaattttcaatcatttttggagcaacaatTTCTTCATACCGACGGCTAagtatgtacgagggggtatccaaaagtttttgacatcacccagaagtgaaggagctatatcgatgaaattttgtcagtgtaatcactggtccttatgtaggTATGAGAGGGAAGTCAAGTCCAAGAGACAGGACTCCTGCTGCATCTCGTCTCTTAAGCAGGGTTCTAAGGTAGTCTTTGACAGCAGGGGTAAGGCGAATTAATGTGTTCAGCGAGCAATTTAGCTCAGTCTTTACATCAGAAGACACTTCTAACCTACCCAAGTTCAGCACTCCTGATTATCCAGCGATGAACAGTATTTATGACTGTCACTCAAGAGGGAGTTACTAAATTACTCCAATCCTTAAACACCAAGAAAGCGACCGGTCCAGACTCAATTCCTTCACGTATTTTAAAGGACTTGTCCACAGAAATTTCGCCTATCTTAAGCTGCATCTTTCAACAGTCCCTGGACTCAGGTATCGTTCTACCAGCATGGAGAACTGGTAAAATAACCCCCATATTTAAGAAAGGGGACAGAAGCACTGCTGCGAACTATCGCCCAGTATCCATCACATCAGTTTGTAGCAAAATCTTAGAGCACATAATATTCAGTCAAATCATGGATCACTATGACCAAAATAACATTCTCACGGACTACTCATAACACGGCTTTCGTCCGGGCGTTCATGCGAAACCCAACTGCTCATCACCACCCAAGATCTCAGCAAAGCGCTCAACGATCAAGGTCAAGTGGATGCAATGGTACTTGATTTCTCTAAAGCCTTTGACCGCGTACCGCACCAACGCCTCCTTCTCAAGTTACACCACTACGGAGTCAGAGGTCCGCTGTTATCATGGATGGAAAACTTCCTCACCAAGCGGCTGCAACGAGTTGTGATTGATGGTATGTCATCTGACTGGGTGCCTGTAACATCTGGAGCGCCGCAAGGGACAGTTCTTGGTCCCttgctatttttatcatttatcaATGATCTTCCGTCTgccattcaattcaattcaattcaaattttatttatacacggaaaggcccagatcagcccttgagctggtcttccctggggccgtgttTTACAACAAGTATAAACAACGatataatatcaaaaaataagaacatatacaatgtgaaatttaaaaaaaacatacataCAAGCAGTAGGAAAAATAAGTAATGCAAAATAACTAGGTAAAATTTAAATCATAATCACTGAATAACAGTCTTTTGAAGGAAGCAAGACTTACAGAGGACTGTGCTGAAGATGACAAATTATTCCACATAGTAGCACCTCTGTAAGAAAGACTACGCTTCTTATAGTTATTTGAAGGAAAAGGAATATTAACATTTCTTGGATTGCGCCTGAGGTCGTATTTATATTCCTTTTCCGTAAATAACTTACATATATTTTCAGGAAGTATATTGTTTGTCACTTTATACATAAATTCAGCAAGATGGATATTTCTAATCTTATCAAGAGATAACCATTTAAGTAGTTCCAGAACTTCAGCTCCTGGGGTATCCCAaggaacattacaaatatatctAGCTCTTCAAACATCCGTCTCTTTGCTGATGACTGCCTGATTTATAGAACTATATCGCCACAGCAGAAGACATCATAACTCTccaacatgaccttgatctcctccACCAATGGACTAACACATGACAGATGAAATTCAACACGGACAAATGCCACTCTATGCTGTTCTCCTTGCGCCGTAACACAATAAAAAACGACTACCATCTTGGAAGTAGTGTACTTTCAGCAGTCTCAGAGTACCCATACCTAGGCTTGACTTTTTCCACCAACATGTCATGGACCAAGCACACCAATGGAGCAACGGCAAGAGCTAATAGAATCCTTGGCCTCATCCGGCGTAACCTTCGTGGTGCCTCCCAGAAGCTCAACGAACAGGCTTATGTATCTTTGGTGCGCCCACATGTTGAGTACTGCAGCCCCATATGGAATCCTTACACCACCAAGGCCATCAACAGGATTGAAAATATCCAACGTCAAGTTGCAAGGTTTGTCCTCCACCGATATCACCGTCGTGAGAGTGTTACTGCTATGTTGCAGGAGCTACAATGGACTTCACTAGAAGAGCGGCGTAAAACATCCAGCCTCCTTCTCTTGTACAAGATCAAGCACAGCATTGTGGCAGTAATTCCAGCCTGTTACCTCACTCCAATGGTTCCATCCATCACAAGGTCTTACCATCCAGACAAATTCCAACGTATTCCAGCACGTATCCAGTTGTATCGCTACTCCTTCTTCCCACGTACAGTGGTGTGGTGGAATACCCTTCCAGCGAGCACCTTGTCATCACCATCTTATGAGGTGTTCAGGGGAGCAGTAGCTGCAGCCAACCCATAATTTCCCATGGTCTTTTTACTCGCACATATGTAATTTTCTGCACCAACCTTATTCCTTGGCGGGAAATCCAAGCTGATGGACTATGCCAAGTATTGCAGTAGAAGTAGGTAGTAGaagaaacctcagttaacacatttgctagtcagtcaaaatggcctaaactgGCAAtttatatttacatagaaattgaaAAGAACCGCTAGCTcaaggattttgatagcagttccattgaCAAGATGtattgctacggaaagtgctatgacaaaaaggttttcagttttggctttctttactcaaccggggctttaatttgatatataaaatgatgcagtttgatggcaaatttgaattcacctggcattcctaccttatgtacattatggtccaaaaatggtctcatataagtatgtttactttctttacaggtggcgctacatgggcagtaggcgcataacctgcaaaatggtgaaaattgaggcacgcagcttgattaagttcctgcatttgaagggttataGCCTACAATGCCCAggaaatctatgatgaaatgaaagctatctacggtgatgattgcccatcatatggcactgttgctttttgaaaaagaaatttccaaactagtcacatgtccctcacagatgagccaagaagtggacgtccatcacttacggatgatgcggccacagtgaagaaactcaagaaagtggaggatcttatcatgaaaaggttatgcgcctactgcccatctagcgccacctgtaaagaaagtaaacatacttatgagaccatttttggaccataatgtacgtAAGGACCAgcaattacactgacaaaatttcatcgatatagctctttcacttctaggtgatgtcaaaaacttttggataccccctcgtatgtgaattcacatttttaaatgtttttatgtgcatgtgttttatgtgttaaaacacataaaacacatacacagcacctgttggagcTAGTCGTGATTTTACGTTGTCACtattacattcgcatggacggACATTTTTTTGCGGGCTCGctaggattctagcgagtagatttcttgcaatatttggcttatttaccatccaatttatatccttcaatgtacctgtatatcgttagcatatcaagcgcggtcaaaaaagtttttgaggtttctgataAATCACgatgaaacattttttaaaaacacgaCTTTCTCAGTtctcccagccattttgtttacttgttgttATCGACGTCACCAATTAGTCTCGACCCCACTTGTGCAATTacgtggctgtatcgcgaacacgacttgacgacagaaaccggctgtaaatgaggtgggtcatctcgtgacttgcattgtttcaccACCGATCACGCTCGTCGGACGTAGGGGGGTCGACGGCTTGGAAATTATCTTTTAAGTATCAGAAATTCCAAGTTTAATTTACTTGGATACGATAACTATGATTTGGAGATCAGATGtgagtaggggagattggggttagttgaaacatttttcacaaaatcgtctttttaacgcaaaccgattactttcaagaaacactaaccatatcagtataaacatatacatacatgctacaaatacagccttaaactttattggacctgcttatgattattcatataatccaattgaaaatttgaacaaaagtgtttcaactaaccccacccctggggtaagttgaaacatagggtggggttagttgaaacatggcttgtaaaaatttcaaaataattattattgtgttgtttagggttatacttcccttgaaggcaccctttaacatacaatcagtgtgaaaaaatgaataaataaatatgtgggagtgcgggtcaatactttggacacaaggtgacgagtgtcaccgtggaccaaaatatgagaagcctaaaatataaaatgtactttctgtgtgcactttatgcttgtattattgctttttaaccatattaaagcaatattgaagaaatagtAAACATGTTACacattttaaaaagtcaaatttttaaccatatttttctatgcaattttcacgtgtcaactaaccccacctcaaaagtttcaactaaccccgatgcctatttttacatttcaaagttcattacacaaaataagaaatataatacaacttttatttaacattattctgggact is a window from the Amphiura filiformis chromosome 12, Afil_fr2py, whole genome shotgun sequence genome containing:
- the LOC140166858 gene encoding uncharacterized protein; this encodes MSWTKHTNGATARANRILGLIRRNLRGASQKLNEQAYVSLVRPHVEYCSPIWNPYTTKAINRIENIQRQVARFVLHRYHRRESVTAMLQELQWTSLEERRKTSSLLLLYKIKHSIVAVIPACYLTPMVPSITRSYHPDKFQRIPARIQLYRYSFFPRTVVWWNTLPASTLSSPSYEVFRGAVAAANP